The proteins below come from a single Desulfitobacterium metallireducens DSM 15288 genomic window:
- the atpF gene encoding F0F1 ATP synthase subunit B, giving the protein MNPISFDWTLVAQIISFLLLVYILRRYAWNPIMNMMEERRNFIESNIAQAEKERQQAEQIKREYQEEMRKARQEAQEVIAKATKLSEERSAEILAEAHVEAEKIKKSALADIERERDLAVAQVKAQVADLSVAVAEKIIRKNLDVKGQEDLIEQFIQEVGELPC; this is encoded by the coding sequence GTGAATCCCATATCGTTTGATTGGACGCTAGTCGCCCAAATCATATCTTTCCTATTACTTGTATATATTCTTAGACGGTACGCGTGGAATCCAATCATGAATATGATGGAAGAACGTCGTAACTTCATTGAGTCTAATATCGCTCAAGCAGAAAAAGAACGCCAGCAGGCTGAACAAATAAAACGTGAGTACCAGGAAGAAATGCGTAAGGCACGTCAAGAAGCTCAAGAAGTTATCGCGAAAGCGACGAAATTGAGCGAAGAACGGTCTGCGGAGATCTTGGCAGAAGCTCATGTAGAGGCTGAAAAGATCAAAAAATCGGCCCTCGCCGACATTGAACGCGAACGTGACTTGGCTGTTGCCCAAGTAAAGGCTCAAGTTGCCGATTTATCGGTTGCTGTCGCCGAAAAGATTATTCGCAAAAACTTGGATGTCAAAGGTCAGGAAGATCTCATTGAGCAATTTATTCAAGAAGTAGGGGAATTGCCATGTTAA
- the atpE gene encoding F0F1 ATP synthase subunit C, translating to MDVSAAAALGAGIAAGLAALGASLGNGSLITKTIEGIARQPEAKGALQSTMFIGVGLVEALPLLTWVLALLLMFTK from the coding sequence GTGGACGTTTCTGCTGCAGCTGCACTTGGTGCAGGGATTGCTGCTGGATTAGCAGCCCTCGGAGCTTCACTTGGTAACGGAAGCTTGATTACAAAAACAATAGAAGGAATTGCTCGCCAGCCTGAGGCTAAAGGTGCATTACAATCCACTATGTTTATTGGTGTAGGTCTCGTCGAGGCTTTGCCACTTTTGACATGGGTTCTTGCTCTACTTCTCATGTTTACGAAGTAA
- the atpB gene encoding F0F1 ATP synthase subunit A produces the protein MHEETILWHLGSMTFHAKTLVMTWMVMVVILLFVLLGVRNLTSGKPGKMQNVLEWMIDFVRKLVSDNMDLEKARPLLGYLLTLILFVFVSNMFGLLPNFTLNLFHNVEFAQLNKIFEGASWMSPTADINTTVALALLTMVLVVRMGIKYQGSHYFKHFLEPHPVFVLIHGIDMISKPMTLAFRLFGNIYAGEILISVILMLPGVWVFGGILPDTIWLAFSIFIGAIQSYVFTVLTTAYVAQAVGEE, from the coding sequence ATGCATGAGGAAACTATATTGTGGCATTTAGGTAGTATGACCTTCCACGCAAAGACGCTTGTCATGACATGGATGGTTATGGTCGTTATCTTGCTTTTTGTGCTTTTAGGGGTGCGGAATTTAACGAGCGGCAAGCCGGGTAAAATGCAGAATGTCTTAGAATGGATGATTGACTTCGTACGCAAACTCGTCTCTGATAACATGGACTTAGAAAAGGCACGTCCGTTACTTGGCTATTTATTGACGTTGATATTGTTTGTCTTTGTTTCTAATATGTTTGGACTGCTTCCAAATTTTACACTTAATCTCTTTCATAATGTTGAGTTTGCGCAGCTGAATAAAATCTTTGAAGGGGCCTCCTGGATGTCTCCAACAGCAGATATCAATACGACTGTGGCGTTAGCGTTGCTAACGATGGTCTTGGTTGTAAGGATGGGGATTAAGTACCAAGGAAGTCATTATTTCAAACATTTCCTAGAGCCGCATCCGGTTTTTGTACTCATCCATGGAATCGATATGATTTCCAAGCCGATGACACTGGCCTTCCGTTTATTTGGTAATATTTATGCAGGTGAAATTCTTATTAGTGTTATTTTAATGCTCCCAGGTGTTTGGGTATTTGGCGGTATTTTGCCAGATACGATTTGGCTTGCGTTTAGTATCTTTATTGGAGCAATCCAATCCTATGTTTTTACAGTTCTGACAACGGCCTATGTTGCCCAAGCAGTGGGTGAGGAGTAA